A single genomic interval of Nerophis ophidion isolate RoL-2023_Sa linkage group LG11, RoL_Noph_v1.0, whole genome shotgun sequence harbors:
- the gpn2 gene encoding GPN-loop GTPase 2 translates to MSEQTAATPSLHFGQVVIGPPGSGKTTYCRAMQEFLTRLGRNVVVVNMDPANEELPYKCAVDISELVTLDDVMDALKLGPNGGLLYCMEYVEANMDWLENKLRQHHDSYFLFDCPGQVELYTHQNSVKNIFSLLGKLHFRLTSVHLVDSHYCADPAKFISVLCTSLSTMLHVELPHVNILSKMDLIEQYGKLAFNLDFYTEVMDLKYLLDHLAADPFFKKFRHLNEKLSEVIEDYSLVSFVSLNVQDKDSMIQVLRAVDKANGYCFGDLEERNLQTMMSAAVGADFQFDSTLGVQERYVETGETTVEDEMMEILNG, encoded by the exons ATGTCCGAACAAACAGCAGCAACACCGTCGCTTCATTTCGGTCAGGTGGTGATTGGACCGCCAGGTTCGGGTAAAACCACTTACTGCCGGGCCATGCAGGAGTTCCTCACACGGCTAGGACGCAACGTCGTGGTGGTGAACATGGACCCAGCTAATGAAGAACTTCCATACAAGTGCGCTGTGGATATCTCCGAGCTAGTAACTTTGGACGATGTGATGGATGCCTTGAAGCTGGGGCCAAATGGCGGCCTGCTTTACTGCATGGAGTATGTTGAAGCCAACATGGACTGGTTGGAAAATAAACTGAGGCAGCACCACGACTCCTACTTCTTGTTTGACTGCCCTGGGCAGGTGGAGTTGTACACGCACCAGAATTCAGTGAAAAACATTTTCTCATTGTTGGGGAAGTTACATTTTAGG CTCACATCAGTGCACCTtgtggactctcactactgtgctGACCCAGCCAAGTTTATTTCAGTGCTGTGCACCTCATTGTCCACCATGCTGCATGTAGAGCTCCCTCATGTCAACATCCTCTCCAAGATGGACTTGATAGAGCAATATGGAAAACTAG CCTTCAACCTCGACTTCTACACTGAAGTCATGGACCTGAAATATCTCTTGGACCACTTGGCAGCGGATCCATTCTTTAAGAAATTTCGCCATCTAAACGAAAAGCTGTCAGAAGTCATAGAAGATTACAGCCTGGTCTCATTTGTATCTCTCAATGTTCAG GACAAAGACAGCATGATACAGGTGTTGCGGGCTGTGGACAAGGCCAACGGCTACTGCTTTGGAGACCTGGAGGAGAGGAATCTTCAGACGATGATGTCAGCTGCAGTGGGGGCAGATTTCCAGTTCGACTC CACTCTTGGAGTTCAAGAGCGCTACGTTGAAACGGGTGAAACGACAGTGGAGGACGAAATGATGGAGATTTTGAATGGCTGA